One Vitis riparia cultivar Riparia Gloire de Montpellier isolate 1030 chromosome 4, EGFV_Vit.rip_1.0, whole genome shotgun sequence genomic window carries:
- the LOC117913145 gene encoding hydroxyproline O-galactosyltransferase HPGT2-like, translating to MDNASRRWRSKPLQTSNPSLIMAFFSCLAWLYVAGRLWQDAENRNILANLLMKNSVRRPKVLTVEDKLTVLGCKDLEKRIVEAEMDLTLAKSQGYLKSQLKQSGSSSDKKLLAVIGVYTGFGSHLKRNVFRGSWMPRGEEALKKLEERGVVIRFVIGRSANRGDSLDRNIDVENRLTKDFLILDGHEEAQEELPKKAKLFFSTALQNWDAEFYVKVDDKIDLDLDGLISLLESRRGQDSAYIGCMKSGDVITEAGRPWYEPEWWKFGDEKSYFRHAGGSLIILSKNLVQYVNINSASLMTYAHDDISVGSWMMGIQATYIDDNRLCCSSSRQDKVCSAA from the exons ATGGACAACGCATCACGCCGATGGAGATCCAAGCCTCTTCAGACTTCCAATCCCTCTCTCATCATGGCCTTCTTCTCCTGCCTCGCTTGGCTCTACGTCGCCGGCAG ATTGTGGCAAGATGCAGAGAACAGAAATATACTAGCTAACCTTCTTatgaagaattctgtccgg AGACCAAAAGTTCTTACAGTTGAAGACAAGCTGACGGTATTAGGATGCAA AGATTTGGAGAAGAGGATTGTGGAAGCTGAGATGGATTTGACATTGGCCAAGAGTCAAGGGTACCTCAAGAGCCAGTTAAAACAAAGTGGGTCTTCCTCCGACAAGAAGCTTCTTGCTGTTATTGGAGTTTATACTGGATTTGGTAGTCATCTGAAGCGAAATGTGTTTAGAGGGTCTTGGATGCCAAGAG GTGAGGAAGCTTTAAAAAAACTTGAGGAAAGAGGAGTGGTCATACGTTTCGTAATTGGTCGGAG TGCTAATCGAGGTGATAGCTTAGATCGCAATATTGATGTGGAAAATCGCTTGACAAAGGATTTCTTGATTCTT GATGGTCATGAAGAGGCCCAAGAAGAGTTGCCTAAGAAAGCAAAGTTGTTCTTCAGTACAGCGCTTCAAAATTGGGATGCAGAATTTTATGTGAAAGTTGATGACAAGATAGACCTTGATCTTG ATGGTTTAATTAGTCTTCTTGAAAGCCGCCGTGGTCAAGATAGTGCTTATATTGGATGCATGAAGTCAGGAGATGTGATAACAGAAGC GGGAAGGCCGTGGTATGAACCTGAATGGTGGAAATTCGGGGATGAGAAATC gTACTTCCGCCATGCAGGTGGTTCACTTATTATACTCTCCAAAAATTTGGTCCAGTATGTTAACATAAACAG TGCATCACTTATGACTTACGCTCATGATGATATATCTGTGGGGTCGTGGATGATGGGTATCCAGGCAACCTATATAGATGACAATCGTTTGTGCTGCAGTAGCTCCCGACAAG ATAAGGTATGCTCCGCGGCTTGA